In Halomicrobium zhouii, the sequence CTCCGTCCTCGAACTCCGGCCGGAGTACGGGCGAGAGATCCTCACCGCGTTCGCCCGCATCGACGGTCGCCCGGTCGGCATCGTCGCCAACCAGCCGAACCAGCGCGCCGGCGCCATCTTCCCCGACGCCGCGGAGAAAGCCGCCCAGTTCGTCTGGACCTGCGACGCCTACGACGTCCCCCTGCTGTACCTCTGTGACACTCCCGGATTCATGGCCGGTTCACAGGTCGAAAAGGAGGGCATCCTCGAACAGGGCAAGAAGATGATCTACGCGACGTCGTCGGCCACGGTCCCGAAGCAGTGCGTCGTCCTCCGGAAGGCCTACGGCGCCGGCATCTACGCCATGTCCGGGCCGGCCTACGACCCGGAGGCGACGCTCGGTCTTCCTTCGGGAGAGATCGCCATCATGGGCCCCGAGGCGGCCATTAACGCCGTCTACGCGAACAAGCTGGACGGCATCGAGGACGAAGCGGAGCGCGAACGGCGGGCACAGGAACTCCGCGAGGCGTATCGCGAGGACATCGACGTCCACCGGATGGCCAGCGAGGTGGTCATCGACGAGGTCGTCCCGCCGAGCGACCTGCGAGCCCAGCTCGCGGCCCGCTTCGAGTTCTACGAGACCGTCGAGAAGGACCTGCCCGAGAAGAAACACGGGACCGTCATCTGAGTGAGAATCGCCGTCGGCCACAGCAACTGACGGCGCTACTCGCCGTCCGTCGCCGCCTCGTATTCCTCGCGGGTGACGCTGTAGCGACGGACGTCGGCGGGTTCGTCGCCGTAGACGAGTTCGTTCCGGAACAGGCCCTCGTAGGTCCCGCCGTGGGCCTCGACGTACTTCTCGATGGCGCGCCGCGACTGCTCGTTGTCCACGTGGCAGGTGACGCCGACGACCTCCAGGTCGAGTCGCTCGAAGGCGAGTTCGAACAGCGCCGCCGCGCGCTCTCCGGAGTAGCTCCGGCCCCAGAACCGCTTGCGTAGCCACACGCCGAGCGTGCCGCGACGGCGCTCCCAGTCGACGTCGAGGGCGGCGCCGCCGGCGATCTCACCGGCGCCCGCCTCGCCCTCGGCCGGCCGGATCAGGTACGCTGCGCCCTCGCCGTCCTCACGATCGGCGGTGACTGTCTCGATGAACTCCAGGGAGTCCTTTGGCGTCTGGTGGGGGTTCCACGTGAGATACCGAGTTATCTCGTCGATGGCCGGTTCGTGGTGCGAGGCGATTTCGTAGAGTGTTAGCGGGTCGATGGTTTCCGCAGTCAGCGCATCGAGTTCCAGGCGGTCGGTTTCGAGCCGCTCCGGGAAGAGGTCGCCCATGGTTCGACGTCGGGAGACTGGCTCTTAACGCTACTCAGGCCGTGCCATCCGTTCTCGTTCGCCGGGGCGAAGTGGGAAATAACAGGTAGCTTTTTGATATATTGCGCCCACCTATCCGGTGGACCACGGTGCACCTGGTGGGAACACGGTGAATGGTGGTCCGTCGAAGGAATGGACGCACGCAACACGTCGGAGTCCCCGGTGACGAACTGGGCAGACTCACTGACGGAACGGGTGGTGGCGTCCGGCGTCGACCGCGGGGAGATAGAGCGACACCTCTGGCTCGTCGTCGTCTTCGCGCTGGTCGCGGACGTGCACCTGACGCATCTCGGACTCCAGTACGGCCTGACGGAGGGCAATCCGGTCGCCCGGTGGGCGATCGCCGCGGGGGGCATCGAGACCCTCGCCCTCGGCAAGGTGGCCGTGCTCGGCATCGCCGCGCTCGTGCGGTGGCGGCATCCACAGCACGGGCCGGTCATCCCGCTCGGACTGGCGGTCCCCTGGCTGACGGCCGTGGCGCTCAACGCCGTCACGCTGGCGTAGGACCCCGCGTCCGGGCATCGCTGTGAACCGATCCGTTACTGGCGAGACTCCCGAGTCGGGACTCGCCTGCCGGTCTCCCTGGCCGTTACCGCATCGCTTCGAGGCTCTGGACGACCGACGCCGGTGCAGTTATCCACTGACTCAGCTGGTCGTATCCTGTCACGTCGTCGGGAGCGATGGTGTACGTCGCCGATCCGGCGGACTCTTCCTCGACGTACCCGATCAGTTGCGGCGCTTTTCCGTCCAGTTCCCGGTGGCGTATCGACATAGTCTGGCCCCTCTATCTGGTGCTGGGACGTGCGCGGGGTTATAGCTGACCGCCGATTCTTGGCCGGTGAGAATCGGGCGAATATCTGGCCCTGTTCCGGTCACTCCGTGCGTTCGGGGAGGCCCATTCCCGCCAGTACGATCGCCGTCGCGCCGACCGCGAGCGCGACGAGGCCGGGGACGAACGACCCCGTGACGTCGCGGAGCGTGCCGACGAGGAACGGCCCGGCGAATCCACCGAGCTCGCCGACGGCGAAGATCAGGCTGACGGCGGTGGCGGTCAGCGCCGGACCGACGTCCTCGATCTCGGTGGGGATGGCCCGGATCAGCGGCGAGACGCCGCCGACGGCCGCGCCGGCGACGAGCACGGCCGCGCCCGCGCCGACGACGCTCTCGGCGACGACGAGCCAGCCGACGCCACCGGCGGCGGCGACGCCACAGCCCACGACAGCGGGGCGTCGTCGGCCGAGCCGGTCAGACGCGGGCGGGATCACCAGCGTCCCGGCGGCCTGGCCGACGACGAACAGCGTGGCGACGGTGGCCGCGAGGCCCGGGTCGAGGCCGCGTGACTCGAGGATGGTCGGGAGCCATCCCTGGAGGCCGTGTGCGAGTAGCAGGTAGGCCGTCCCGACGACGACGAGCAGTCGCATCGCGCGGTGGGCGAACACCTGGGCCACGTCTTCCCGGACAGAGGTGAGCGAAAACGCCGACTCGCTCCCCTCGTCGTAGGGCGTCCCGTGCTCGCGCGCGTGCCACAAGGCGACGGGGACCCAGACTGCCAGGAACGCGAGCGAGACGACCGCCAGGACGCGAAACGTCGGCCGCCAGCCGCCCAGCAGCGGTCCGAGAATCCCGCGACCGACGCTGTAGGCGGCGGCGATGCCCGCGTAGGAGCCAAGCAGGTACACCGTCGACATCGTCCCGAGCAACCGCGGGGGAAAGACGCCGGCGACGAGCTTCGGCAGCCCGAAGGTGATCGCCGTGGCGCCGACGGCCAGCAGCACCGTCGTCGCCAGCATGTCCGGGAAGCCGACGGTGAACGAGCGGAGGAACTGCGCGACGCCGAAGACCGCGAGGGCGGCCGCGATGCCGGTTCGCGCGCCGACCCGGTCGAGGACGAGCCCGGTGAGCAAGGAGAGGGGGACGTACGTCAGCGGTATCGCCCCGACGAGCGCGCCGGCCTGGGCGCCGGTGAACCCGAGCTGGTCGCTGATCGGGTCGAGAAACGCCGCGAGCGCGAACCAGTTTGCCATCAGGAGCAGGTAGCTGACGCCGCCCAGCACGACCAGCGCGTAGGAACTGGGAGCCACGGCGTCTCCGTGTTCGGTCCCGTCTCCGCGGTCCATCTACTCCGGAGTCGGGTGATCGGCGCAAAAACTCTGTCGGCCGGGCCACACGCGCTCGTCAGGTCAGTCCGCCCGTTCGGACAGCACCGTTCGCTCGAAGGCACAGACCACCTCGTCGTCCTGGTTGCGGGCCTCGACGGCCATCGTGACGACGCCCCGTTCCCCGTCTGAGGTCTCCCGTTTGTCGAGCACCGTCGTCTCTGCCCGGATCGTGTCGCCGTGGAAGACGGGCGCGGGGTGTTCGACATCGTCGTAGCCCAGGTTGGCGACGATGGTCCCGTCCGTCGTCTCCGGGATGGTCATCCCCACGGCGAGGGACATGGTGTACAGGCCGTTGACGAGGCGCTCGCCGAACTCGGTGTCCGCGGCGAACTCGGCGTCGAGGTGGATGGGCTGCTGGTTCATCGTCAGGTCGCAAAAGCGCTGGTTGTCGCTCTCGGAGATGGTTCGCGAACGCGGGTGTTCGATGGTCTCCCCGACCTCGAACCCTTCGTAGTACTTCCCGGGCATACGTTGCAGGACGGTTTCGCCGACCAAAGGTGTCCGGGAGAAAACCTCTCCCCTGCGGAACCCCTCGATAGGCCATGCCCACCGTCCGAACGAACGACGTCGATACCTACTACGAACGGCGCGGAAGCGGCCCACCCATCGTGTTCGTTCACGGTGCCATCCTGGACCACTCCCAGTGGGACCCCCAGGTGGACGAACTCGGCGAGGACTACGAGACCATCGCCTACGACGTCCGCGGCCACGGTCGGACCGGCGGTTCTGACAGAGGAACCTACTCGATCGACCTCTTCGCCGACGACCTCGACGCGCTGCTCGCGGCGCTCGACCTGGAAAATCCGGTGCTCTGCGGGCTCTCGACGGGCGGGTGTATCGCGCAGGTGTACGCGGCCCGCCACCCCGAGCGGCTGGCAGGACTCGTCCTCGCGGACACGTTCACGCCCGCCATCGACGACTGGCGCGAGTGGCTCCAGCGAGTCGCCCTGCTGAAAGCGACTGTGCCGCCGGTCCGCCTCGTCGGGTACCAACGGGTGGAACGGGTCATGGTGTGGCTTCAGGAACGGTTCGCGGGCGAGGGCGTCAGCGGTGACTACGAGCAGATCGAGCGACTTCGGACGGCGGGCCCGAAGATGGAGACAGACGAGTTCGTCAAGGTGATCCGCGCCGTCGCGAACTTCCACCGGACGACTATCGACTTCGGCTCGATACCTGTGCCGACGCTGGTCCTCTACGGGGAACGCGAACCGCTGTTCGTCCGCCGGCACGCGTCGAAACTGAGCGCTGAGATACGGAATGCGACCGTCAGGGCCGTTCCCGGGGCCGGACACGCGTCGAACCTCGACGAACCCGAGTTCTTCACGGGCGCACTACGGGAGTTCCTCTCGGGGATAGAAACGCGGCCAGAGAACTGAGACGCCGGTGAGATGGACAGGTCGCTACAGGAACCGGAACGTCTCGAGGTTCTGCGGGGCGAAGGTGCGCATGTTGAACTCGTGGTAGAGCCCGGAGGAGAGATCCTGCGTCGCGGACTCGTCGCCGTGGACGCAGAGCACTTTCTCGGGGCGGGGGTTCATCGTCCGGACGAAGTTCTCCAGGCCCTGGCGGTCGGCGTGGCCGGAGAAGCCGTCGACGGTCTCGACGTTCATCTCCATCGAGACGGTGTTCGAACGACCGGAGCCGCCGCCGACGGGGATCTCGTTCTGGCCGTTCTGGATCCGGCGGCCGAGCGTGCCCTGGGCCTGGTAGTCGACGAACACCAGCGATGAGTCCGGGTCGGGGCCGAGGTGTTCGAGCCAGGACGTGATCGGCCCGCCGGTGACCATCCCCGACGTCGAGAGGACGATACAGGGCTCGCCGTCGGCGACGGCCTCGCGTTCGTCGTCGCCGCCGTCGACGTGTTCGAACTGGTCGGCGAGGAACGGGTTCTCGTCCTCGTCGAAGATGCGGTCCCGGAGGTCGTCGCGGAGGTACTCCGGGTAGGTCGTGTGGATGGCAGTGGCCTCCCAGATCATTCCGTCGAGGTAGACGGGCATCTCCGGGATGTCGCCGTTGCGCATCGCCTCTTCGAGGACGAGCATTATCTCCTGGGACCGACCGACGGCGAAGGCGGGGACGAGCACCGTGCCGTCCCGCTCGTAGGTCTCGTTGATGACGCGCTTCAGGTCGCGTTCGGAGTCGCCCTGGTCGGTCTGGTAGTCGTTGCGCCCGCCGTAGGTCGATTCGAGGACGAGCGTCTCGACGCGCGGGAAGTCGTTGACGGCGCCGTCGAACAGCCGGGTGTCGTCGTAGTGGATGTCGCCGGAGAAGGCGACGTTGTAGAGGCCGTCGCCGATGTGGAAGTGTGACACGGCGGAGCCGAGGATGTGCCCGGCGTTGTGCAGCGTCAGCTTGACGTCCGGTGCGATGTCGGTGACGTCGCCGTACTCGATGGGGACGGTGTGCTTGATCGCCTCGCGGACCATCTCGGAGTCGTAGGGCTGGGTGCGACCCTCCTTCGAGGCGGCGTCGATGTAATCCAGCGTGAGCAGTCCCATCAGGTCCCGGGTGGGTTCGGTGCAGTAGATGGGACCATCGTAGCCGTGCTCGAACAGTAGCGGGACGAACGCGGAGTGGTCGAGGTGGGCGTGGGTGAGCACGACCGCGTCGATAGACGTCGCGCCCGACCCGAGCCCTTCGGGGATGTGGAGGTACGGCATCTCGTCCTCGGCTCCGGGCTTGTCGCCGCAGTCGACGAGGATCCGGGTGTCCGGCGTCGAGAGGATGAACGCGGCGCGGCCGACCTCGCGACAACACCCCAGCGTCGTGATCCGGACCCACTCGTCGTCGGACATGGGTTCGCGGTGGATCTGGCGGCCGACGCGTTCGAGGATGTCACGGCGGTCCTCCCGTTCCTGCTTGAGGAAGTTGCGGACGTTCTGGACCGTCGAGGACTCGATGGGCGGCGTCCGGACGACTTCCGGCGTCCAGCCGACTTTCTGTGTTATCTCCCGGAGGGTCGCGCCGTGGCGACCGATGACTATCCCGGGCTTCTGGGCCTCGATGACGACCTCACCGGTGTCGGCGTGGAAGTCCAGATCCGTGACGCCCGCCTCCTCGGGGATGACGTCCGAAATCTCTTCGCGGGCCTGGTCGGCCGGGGAGAGCACCTCGGGGTCGGGACGGACGGTGATCCGCTTGCGGAGTTTGCTCGCGAGCCGCCGGATCAGGTCCCCGTCGCTGGCGAACTCCCTGGGATCCCGGGTGTAGATGACGAGTTCGGGCCCCTCGTATTTCACGTCGGAGATGGAGATTCGGTTCGGAACCTCGTCGGCGATCGTTGCGCGGACCGTCTCTAGCTGCTTGTCTACCGTACTCATAACTCAGACGCGATTGTGGCGGTTCCCGGGGCGGCTGGACCCGACGACCAGCGTGACCCGGGTTCGACACGGTCTAGGAACATCATTGAAACTCTGTAATCGGCTCTCGGTAACGTCTCCGGACCGTCGAACGTCCGGAAAACCGGCCTATGGTTCAGCGTATCTCCTGCCAATATAAAAGCCTTCGCAATACGGAGTTTCCGGTGGCCGACCGGCTGGCAGTCGGTAGACAGTTGCCCAGTGGAGACGAACTCGCCGCTATGCACGTGACGCGAGAGACAGTCCGCGACCAGCGGAACTGGGTCGCGGAGCGGACACCCGTCGTCACCGACCTGATAAACGAGACGCGCGCGGGCCTGGGGGACCACTTCGACGTCGACGTCGATACCGTCACCGTGGACCAGGTCGACGACGCGGTCGACGCCGTCTTCACCGACGGCGACCGCGCGGTCAACGTCGCCGCCATGATCGGTATCCTCCGCGATCTCGACGTCGAGGGCGATTATCCCGGGTTCGTCGTCGACGAACTGATCGGTCGGGAACTCGCCGCGACGATAGCCGGCGACCAGCCCCTGCGATTGCTGGCCGAGGCGACATTCCACTACGCCGACGTCCGAACCCACGGCGACCCGGACGACCCCGCAGACGGGGCGGGCCTCGACGACCTGGACGCCGCGCTTGCCGCCGGTTTCCAGACGCGCTTGCCCGGGTGGCCCTGGCGCGAGCGTCCCAGCCCCTTCAGGACCGGAACCGAATGACGCCGCCGTCCCCACGCTTTTCCTTCCCCCCTTCGTGGGGCGGATATGGACACCATCGGGATCGTCTGCGAGGCCGACCATCCCGTGTTCGGGCGGGCGGCCGAACGTCTCGCAGCACGCGGGTTCGGCGTCGAGTTCTTCTCACCGGGCGAGCCGCTCGGTCCGGACGCGCTCGACGGACTCGACGCGCTCGCTAACACCGTGCTCAGCCCCCGGTCGTTCGCCGTGCTCCGCGAAGCCGACCGGGCCGGCCTGGAGACCTGGAACGGGTACGCACCGACGACGATGCTCTCCTGCCGGCTCCTCTCCCTGCACGCACTCGACCGGCTGGGCTGTCAGGTACCGTCGACTGGACCGTCCGAAACTGACGGCGACGCCGTCGAACGGGCCCGGTTTCGCTGGGACCAGCCCACGGCTGCGCGGGCGGACGTCCCCGTCGAGCGCGTCCGGACCGAGCCGGTGACCTACCGGTACTACGCGGTCGACGACGGCGTGGAGACCCACGTCCACGCGATGGTCCTGCGGTCGGAACTGGACGGTTATCGGCCCGCCGCGGAGGAGGCCGACGTCGACGTCGAACTGGCCACCCGCGTTCGCGAGTTACTCGACCGGTTCGGGGCCCGGACCGTCGCCGTCGACTTCGTCGCGACGCGGGAGGCGTTCTTCGCCGTCGACGTCGACCCGGCCCCGGACTTCTTCGGGACGGATCTGGACCGCCGCATCGCGGACTCGATCGCTTCGCTGGCGACTATCGGTGCCTGACCCCACCCCCGTAGGGTCCTCCCTGTCTGCGAACTCCGCTCCCCCCAGGCCCCCAAAACAGCGCCCGGGCCGGTCCCGGTGGACGGTGATGGATAGGCGGGGCACCGGCCCGGGCAATACACGGTGGCCCCGTCATCTGCCTTAAGGGTTCGGAGGTGGAGCAACCGAACGGGCGGGAATGAAAGGGGCCGGGCGCCCGGGGGCTTTCACGTTGGTATCGTCCATCGGTATCGCCACTCCAAGGCCTGCGAAACACAGCGCGTTTATTCCCCCCACGAATCAATACCAGGTATGACCGACGAGCAGGACCTGGGAATCACGAGTTCGAAGTCCCACCAGACGGGTGACTGGTACGCGGAGGTCGTCCAGAAAGGGGAGATGGCCGACTACGCTCCCATGGGCGGCTTCATCGTCACGCGCCCGCGCGGATACGCGGTGTGGGAACGACTGCAGGAGAACCTCGACGGCTGGTTCAAGGAGACGGGCGTCCAGAACGCCTACTTCCCGCTGTTCATCCCCGAGAGCTACCTGGAGAAGGAGAAGGACATCGTCGAGGGGTTCGACCCCGAGGTGGCCTGGGTCACCCACGGCGGCAACGAGGAACTGGAAGAGCGCCTGGCGGTCCGGCCGACGAGCGAGTCCATCATCGCGCCGTTCCTGGCCCAGTGGACGCGCTCACACCGTGACCTGCCCCTCCGGCTGAACCAGTGGTGTTCGGTCGTGCGCTGGGAGGCCACGGAGACCAAGCCGTTCTTCCGGACGAAGGAGTTCCTCTGGCAGGAGGGCCACACGGCCCACGCCGACGAGGAGAGCGCCTGGGACGAGACGATGACGCGCCTCGACCAGTACGAGCGCCTCTACGAGGAGGTGATGGCGATGCCCGTCATGAAGGGTCGCAAGCCCGAACACGACAAGTTCCCCGGCGCGCACACGACGAGCACCGTCGAGGCGCTGATGCCCGACGGGAAGTCCGTCCAGGGGGGCACCTCCCACTACCTCGGGACCTCCTTCGCGGAGGCATTCGACATCGAGTTCGTCGACGAGGACGAGGAGATGCAGACGGCCCACACCACCTCGTGGGGCCTCTCCTGGCGCGCGATGGGCGCGCTCATCATGACCCACTCCGACGACCAGGGACTCGTCCTCCCGCCGGCCGTCGCGCCCGAGCAGGTCGTCGTCGTCCCCATCTACTCCGAGGACACCCAGGAGGAGATCCTGGAGTACTCGGCCGACATCGCCGCGGAACTCGACGAGGCGGGCGTCCGCGTCCACCTCGACGACCGCGACCACC encodes:
- a CDS encoding DUF5658 family protein — translated: MDARNTSESPVTNWADSLTERVVASGVDRGEIERHLWLVVVFALVADVHLTHLGLQYGLTEGNPVARWAIAAGGIETLALGKVAVLGIAALVRWRHPQHGPVIPLGLAVPWLTAVALNAVTLA
- a CDS encoding MaoC family dehydratase codes for the protein MPGKYYEGFEVGETIEHPRSRTISESDNQRFCDLTMNQQPIHLDAEFAADTEFGERLVNGLYTMSLAVGMTIPETTDGTIVANLGYDDVEHPAPVFHGDTIRAETTVLDKRETSDGERGVVTMAVEARNQDDEVVCAFERTVLSERAD
- a CDS encoding alpha/beta fold hydrolase — translated: MPTVRTNDVDTYYERRGSGPPIVFVHGAILDHSQWDPQVDELGEDYETIAYDVRGHGRTGGSDRGTYSIDLFADDLDALLAALDLENPVLCGLSTGGCIAQVYAARHPERLAGLVLADTFTPAIDDWREWLQRVALLKATVPPVRLVGYQRVERVMVWLQERFAGEGVSGDYEQIERLRTAGPKMETDEFVKVIRAVANFHRTTIDFGSIPVPTLVLYGEREPLFVRRHASKLSAEIRNATVRAVPGAGHASNLDEPEFFTGALREFLSGIETRPEN
- a CDS encoding beta-CASP ribonuclease aCPSF1; this encodes MSTVDKQLETVRATIADEVPNRISISDVKYEGPELVIYTRDPREFASDGDLIRRLASKLRKRITVRPDPEVLSPADQAREEISDVIPEEAGVTDLDFHADTGEVVIEAQKPGIVIGRHGATLREITQKVGWTPEVVRTPPIESSTVQNVRNFLKQEREDRRDILERVGRQIHREPMSDDEWVRITTLGCCREVGRAAFILSTPDTRILVDCGDKPGAEDEMPYLHIPEGLGSGATSIDAVVLTHAHLDHSAFVPLLFEHGYDGPIYCTEPTRDLMGLLTLDYIDAASKEGRTQPYDSEMVREAIKHTVPIEYGDVTDIAPDVKLTLHNAGHILGSAVSHFHIGDGLYNVAFSGDIHYDDTRLFDGAVNDFPRVETLVLESTYGGRNDYQTDQGDSERDLKRVINETYERDGTVLVPAFAVGRSQEIMLVLEEAMRNGDIPEMPVYLDGMIWEATAIHTTYPEYLRDDLRDRIFDEDENPFLADQFEHVDGGDDEREAVADGEPCIVLSTSGMVTGGPITSWLEHLGPDPDSSLVFVDYQAQGTLGRRIQNGQNEIPVGGGSGRSNTVSMEMNVETVDGFSGHADRQGLENFVRTMNPRPEKVLCVHGDESATQDLSSGLYHEFNMRTFAPQNLETFRFL
- the proS gene encoding proline--tRNA ligase, with protein sequence MTDEQDLGITSSKSHQTGDWYAEVVQKGEMADYAPMGGFIVTRPRGYAVWERLQENLDGWFKETGVQNAYFPLFIPESYLEKEKDIVEGFDPEVAWVTHGGNEELEERLAVRPTSESIIAPFLAQWTRSHRDLPLRLNQWCSVVRWEATETKPFFRTKEFLWQEGHTAHADEESAWDETMTRLDQYERLYEEVMAMPVMKGRKPEHDKFPGAHTTSTVEALMPDGKSVQGGTSHYLGTSFAEAFDIEFVDEDEEMQTAHTTSWGLSWRAMGALIMTHSDDQGLVLPPAVAPEQVVVVPIYSEDTQEEILEYSADIAAELDEAGVRVHLDDRDHRNPGFKYNDWELKGVPLRIEVGPNEMADGEVTFSHRPDGESITESREDLPATVEEHLDAVFAKLYASAEETLEGEIREAESREEILGTLGQHGGYVETGWCGDEACEEPIKDAIAAEIVMVPLDRDEEPIHDECAICGEEAEETAYFAKSY
- a CDS encoding GNAT family N-acetyltransferase, whose product is MGDLFPERLETDRLELDALTAETIDPLTLYEIASHHEPAIDEITRYLTWNPHQTPKDSLEFIETVTADREDGEGAAYLIRPAEGEAGAGEIAGGAALDVDWERRRGTLGVWLRKRFWGRSYSGERAAALFELAFERLDLEVVGVTCHVDNEQSRRAIEKYVEAHGGTYEGLFRNELVYGDEPADVRRYSVTREEYEAATDGE
- a CDS encoding DUF7511 domain-containing protein, whose amino-acid sequence is MSIRHRELDGKAPQLIGYVEEESAGSATYTIAPDDVTGYDQLSQWITAPASVVQSLEAMR
- a CDS encoding MFS transporter yields the protein MDRGDGTEHGDAVAPSSYALVVLGGVSYLLLMANWFALAAFLDPISDQLGFTGAQAGALVGAIPLTYVPLSLLTGLVLDRVGARTGIAAALAVFGVAQFLRSFTVGFPDMLATTVLLAVGATAITFGLPKLVAGVFPPRLLGTMSTVYLLGSYAGIAAAYSVGRGILGPLLGGWRPTFRVLAVVSLAFLAVWVPVALWHAREHGTPYDEGSESAFSLTSVREDVAQVFAHRAMRLLVVVGTAYLLLAHGLQGWLPTILESRGLDPGLAATVATLFVVGQAAGTLVIPPASDRLGRRRPAVVGCGVAAAGGVGWLVVAESVVGAGAAVLVAGAAVGGVSPLIRAIPTEIEDVGPALTATAVSLIFAVGELGGFAGPFLVGTLRDVTGSFVPGLVALAVGATAIVLAGMGLPERTE